The Akkermansia sp. N21116 genome includes a region encoding these proteins:
- a CDS encoding DNA-deoxyinosine glycosylase has protein sequence MKESFLPVEDEKARVLLLGSLPGDASLSLAEYYGHSRNAFWPIMGELLGFSPQLPYEARLNFLKLRGIALWDVVSRAYRRGSLDSDIREAEPNDIPALLRRCPGIVRIGCNGGAAYTLLKKFYPELFRNEVWEIVRLPSTSPAAAMISYSAKRDAYASFLKELIGETE, from the coding sequence ATGAAAGAATCGTTTCTTCCCGTTGAGGATGAAAAGGCCCGTGTTTTGCTGCTCGGATCGTTGCCGGGCGATGCTTCGTTGTCCCTGGCGGAATATTACGGTCATTCTCGCAATGCCTTTTGGCCGATTATGGGGGAGTTGCTCGGATTTTCTCCGCAGTTGCCCTATGAGGCTCGGTTGAATTTTTTGAAGCTCAGGGGGATTGCCTTGTGGGATGTGGTATCGCGTGCATACCGGAGAGGGAGCCTCGATTCGGACATCCGGGAGGCGGAACCGAACGATATTCCTGCCTTGTTGAGGCGTTGCCCGGGGATTGTGCGCATCGGTTGCAATGGCGGTGCGGCGTATACTCTGTTGAAGAAATTTTATCCGGAGTTGTTTCGGAACGAAGTGTGGGAGATCGTCCGCCTTCCTTCCACCAGTCCTGCGGCGGCTATGATCAGCTACTCGGCAAAGCGGGATGCATATGCCTCTTTCCTGAAAGAGTTGATAGGGGAGACGGAATAG